One genomic region from Chitinophagales bacterium encodes:
- a CDS encoding C45 family peptidase, whose amino-acid sequence MKFFKRLLLIFFLLSGILLIVVGIVYKMETQLDFPQIDNRSIAEQERENPGNDFYVLGANWLKKNDYGIWEMYLEGNAFERGIAHGKLARELVQDQERYFVEQIKELVPSDFYLRFLKYFVRWFNRDIDEYIPEEYKKEIYGVSFSASDDYGFIGNNYERILNYHAAHDIGHALQNLALVGCTSFSTWDDNSKKGDLFIGRNFDFYAGENFAKDKILLFINPDKGYKLATVSWGGFIGVVSGMNEKGLSVTMNAAKSEIPGGAATPISIIGREILQYAANIEEAFQIAQKRRSFVSESIMIGSETDGKTALIEITPDTTVLFLPQASNSKMLCSNHFRSEYFSGLELHKRDRERSASAYRFERLKELMQHYDTLDAEKYAAILRDRKGLGNEDIGTGNEKALNQLIAHHAVIFNLTKKIFWLSANPFQLGAFIPYQLDEVFDKYPGLKMDSAIYNRDLIIPADTFLQHPEYDRFLTYKSLLKKIKKAIANKTQLNDKLLGDFEAANPQMYLTHWVLGNYYAIQENCNKAEQHYQKALELEIPNKGEAEQIEKDRLNCS is encoded by the coding sequence ATGAAGTTTTTTAAGCGGCTGCTTTTAATTTTTTTCCTGCTCTCCGGCATTCTGCTGATTGTTGTAGGGATTGTTTATAAAATGGAAACCCAGTTGGATTTTCCACAAATTGACAATCGCTCTATTGCAGAACAGGAAAGGGAAAACCCGGGCAATGATTTCTATGTGCTCGGTGCCAACTGGCTGAAGAAAAACGACTATGGCATTTGGGAAATGTACCTTGAAGGCAATGCTTTTGAGCGCGGTATTGCGCACGGAAAACTGGCGCGGGAACTGGTACAGGATCAGGAACGCTATTTTGTGGAACAGATCAAGGAACTGGTGCCCTCGGATTTTTACCTGCGCTTTTTGAAATATTTTGTGCGCTGGTTCAACAGGGATATTGACGAATACATCCCTGAGGAATACAAAAAAGAAATCTATGGTGTTTCTTTTTCCGCTTCAGATGATTATGGTTTTATTGGCAATAATTACGAGCGCATTCTGAATTACCACGCGGCACATGATATTGGCCACGCTTTGCAAAACTTGGCTTTGGTGGGCTGCACTTCATTTTCTACCTGGGACGATAATTCCAAAAAAGGAGATTTGTTCATCGGCAGAAATTTTGATTTTTATGCCGGGGAAAATTTCGCCAAAGACAAAATCCTCCTATTTATTAATCCCGATAAAGGCTATAAACTGGCAACAGTGAGTTGGGGCGGATTTATCGGGGTGGTTTCAGGCATGAATGAAAAAGGACTTTCAGTGACCATGAATGCCGCAAAGTCTGAAATTCCGGGAGGCGCGGCAACGCCTATTTCCATTATTGGCCGGGAAATTTTGCAGTATGCCGCCAATATTGAGGAAGCTTTTCAAATTGCCCAAAAACGCAGGTCCTTTGTTTCAGAATCTATTATGATTGGCTCGGAAACTGATGGAAAAACAGCTCTGATAGAAATTACACCGGATACCACTGTTCTTTTTCTGCCCCAAGCTTCAAACTCAAAAATGCTTTGCTCCAATCATTTTCGCTCGGAATATTTTTCAGGGCTGGAATTGCACAAACGCGATCGCGAAAGAAGTGCTTCTGCCTACCGATTTGAACGCCTCAAAGAATTGATGCAGCATTATGACACCTTAGATGCCGAAAAATACGCAGCCATTTTACGCGACAGAAAAGGCCTGGGGAATGAGGATATAGGAACGGGCAATGAAAAAGCCCTCAATCAATTGATTGCCCACCACGCTGTGATCTTTAATCTCACTAAAAAAATATTCTGGCTTTCTGCAAACCCTTTTCAATTGGGCGCTTTCATCCCCTACCAGTTGGATGAGGTTTTTGATAAATATCCCGGGCTGAAAATGGATTCAGCCATTTACAATAGGGATTTAATCATTCCGGCAGATACTTTTTTACAGCATCCGGAATATGATCGGTTTTTGACCTACAAATCACTTTTGAAAAAAATAAAGAAAGCCATTGCCAATAAAACGCAATTGAATGATAAACTGCTGGGTGATTTTGAGGCTGCCAACCCGCAAATGTACCTTACACATTGGGTGCTGGGCAATTATTACGCAATACAAGAAAATTGCAATAAAGCAGAACAACATTATCAAAAAGCTTTGGAATTGGAAATTCCCAACAAAGGAGAAGCAGAGCAAATTGAAAAAGATCGCTTAAATTGCTCCTGA
- a CDS encoding AMP-binding protein has translation MLHPQIEFMSPEAIRSFQDKKLKEQLRYLQLHSPYYQRIFREKGIDIDEINGIEDLQKFPLTSKDQLQQFNDDFICVSKRKIIDYITSSGTLGDPVTFALTDKDLDRLAYNEAISYDCAGINDEDTIQLMTTIDKRFMAGLAYFIGARKLGAGIVRVGAGAPELQWDTIKRIKPNVLVAVPSFILKLIEFAEKNGLNFQNSSIQKIICIGEPIRQKNFELNTLGQKITEKWDVQLFSTYASTEMSTAFTECEAGKGGHQHPELIICEFLDDAGKPVPKGVPGELVITTLGMEGMPLLRFKTGDIVEQFEATCTCGRNSMRIGPVLGRKQQMIKYKGTTLYPPAIYDVLNNIKGVENYIVEVRNNEVGMDNLLIRIGLNDLATEEDFEKVIKDHFRARLRVAPDVLFENPQKISAEQFPPKSRKPVFFLDKRSK, from the coding sequence ATGCTGCACCCTCAAATAGAATTTATGTCCCCTGAGGCCATCCGGTCATTCCAGGATAAAAAGCTGAAAGAACAATTGCGCTATTTGCAATTGCATTCGCCTTATTATCAGCGTATTTTCAGGGAAAAGGGCATAGATATCGATGAAATAAACGGGATTGAGGACCTACAAAAATTTCCGCTTACCAGTAAAGATCAATTGCAACAATTCAATGATGATTTCATTTGTGTTTCAAAAAGAAAAATCATCGATTATATTACCAGTTCCGGGACTTTGGGCGATCCGGTGACTTTTGCCCTCACGGATAAAGACCTCGATAGACTGGCTTATAATGAGGCCATTTCATATGACTGTGCAGGCATCAACGATGAAGATACCATTCAATTAATGACCACCATTGACAAACGTTTTATGGCAGGCCTGGCCTATTTTATCGGGGCGCGAAAACTGGGCGCAGGTATAGTTCGGGTAGGAGCGGGTGCGCCTGAGCTGCAATGGGATACTATTAAAAGAATCAAGCCCAATGTGCTGGTGGCAGTACCTTCTTTTATTTTGAAATTGATTGAATTTGCTGAAAAAAATGGCCTCAATTTTCAGAACAGCAGTATTCAAAAAATTATCTGTATTGGCGAGCCGATTCGGCAGAAAAATTTTGAATTGAATACGCTGGGGCAGAAAATAACTGAAAAATGGGATGTGCAATTGTTTTCGACCTATGCTTCCACTGAAATGAGTACTGCATTTACCGAATGTGAAGCTGGAAAAGGCGGGCATCAGCATCCCGAGTTGATTATCTGCGAATTCCTGGATGATGCCGGAAAACCTGTTCCAAAAGGTGTGCCTGGAGAACTGGTGATTACCACCCTGGGCATGGAAGGTATGCCGCTGCTGCGCTTTAAAACGGGTGATATTGTGGAGCAATTTGAAGCAACCTGCACATGTGGGCGCAACTCCATGCGTATTGGGCCGGTGCTGGGGCGCAAACAGCAAATGATCAAATACAAAGGCACTACGCTTTATCCGCCCGCCATTTATGATGTGCTGAACAATATTAAGGGCGTGGAGAATTATATTGTGGAAGTGCGCAATAATGAGGTGGGAATGGATAATTTATTGATCCGAATCGGGTTGAATGATCTGGCCACTGAAGAGGACTTTGAAAAAGTCATTAAAGATCATTTCAGGGCACGCTTGCGTGTAGCACCTGATGTGTTATTCGAAAACCCTCAGAAGATTTCAGCGGAGCAATTTCCTCCGAAATCGAGGAAACCCGTATTTTTCTTAGATAAAAGAAGTAAGTAG
- a CDS encoding protein-L-isoaspartate(D-aspartate) O-methyltransferase, translating into MELKDTFKQRGERAQLVGLLKKKGIEDPKVLAAIDKVPRHFFIPDNAFYHRAYEDTAFPIEAGQTISQPYTVAFQTQLLEVAPKDKILEIGTGSGYQAVVLSVMGAKVYSIERQKKLYDQTKALLEKLPYRNIRTFYGDGFEGKEAYAPYDKILITAAAPELPKKLMQQLKVGGYLVIPFGEGNTQTMMRFTKISEKEFEQEEFDKFRFVPMLKGKAW; encoded by the coding sequence ATGGAGCTGAAAGATACATTCAAACAAAGAGGAGAAAGGGCCCAACTGGTTGGTCTTTTGAAAAAAAAAGGGATAGAAGATCCCAAAGTACTGGCTGCTATTGATAAAGTTCCACGGCATTTTTTTATTCCCGATAATGCTTTTTATCACCGCGCATATGAGGATACAGCTTTCCCTATAGAAGCAGGGCAAACCATTTCGCAGCCCTATACAGTTGCTTTTCAAACGCAGTTGTTGGAGGTAGCGCCTAAGGATAAAATTTTAGAAATTGGTACAGGCTCCGGTTATCAGGCGGTTGTTCTTTCTGTAATGGGGGCGAAAGTTTACAGTATAGAACGACAGAAAAAACTGTATGACCAGACCAAAGCACTGCTTGAAAAACTGCCTTACAGGAATATCCGCACTTTTTATGGCGATGGATTTGAAGGCAAGGAGGCTTATGCCCCTTATGATAAAATTTTAATCACTGCTGCTGCTCCCGAACTGCCAAAAAAACTGATGCAGCAACTGAAAGTAGGCGGGTATTTGGTTATTCCGTTTGGCGAGGGCAATACACAAACCATGATGCGCTTTACAAAAATCAGCGAGAAAGAATTTGAACAGGAGGAGTTTGATAAATTTCGCTTTGTGCCAATGCTGAAAGGGAAAGCCTGGTAA
- the smpB gene encoding SsrA-binding protein gives MAAEKKDNLNIKNRKARFEYEILDKYTAGIQLTGSEIKSIRSGEANLKEAYCFFRKNELYIKNMHIAEYTHGGVYNHDPLRVRKLLLTKKELKKLLEKKKKDKSLTIVALRLFISKRGFAKLNIALAKGKKIHDKRHSIKERESKRELQRALKYKG, from the coding sequence ATGGCAGCGGAGAAGAAGGACAATCTGAATATAAAAAACCGAAAAGCGCGCTTTGAGTATGAAATACTGGACAAATACACTGCCGGGATTCAGCTCACTGGCTCTGAAATTAAATCCATACGTTCGGGAGAAGCCAATTTAAAAGAGGCTTATTGCTTTTTCAGAAAAAACGAACTCTATATTAAAAACATGCATATCGCAGAATACACACATGGTGGTGTTTACAATCATGATCCATTGCGCGTGCGCAAACTGCTGCTCACAAAAAAGGAATTGAAAAAGCTGCTGGAAAAAAAGAAAAAAGACAAGAGCCTGACAATTGTTGCTTTGCGCCTGTTTATCTCCAAGAGGGGATTTGCCAAATTAAATATTGCCCTGGCAAAAGGTAAAAAAATACACGATAAAAGACATTCCATAAAAGAGCGCGAATCCAAAAGAGAATTGCAAAGGGCTTTGAAATATAAGGGTTAA
- a CDS encoding glycosyltransferase family 39 protein: MKNNIAENYWYYICIAGLALVYALGLQIDLMDIDAAQYASIAREMAENGNYLQVQHRLKDYLDKPPLLFWLSSLSFQIFGISNWAYKLPSFLSTLIGVFALYRFATLFYSKDTARLSALIYASCQALILINNDVRTDTLLTNAVIFSIWQLAAFMKNPKAVFFIGSAVGIALGLLAKGPLGLMIPALAFGTHFLLRGEWKQFFRPAWYGIILLSLLMISPMIWGLYEQYGNYGPYFFFWEQSFGRLTGENAFIQSQAVRQDPSPLFFTHTFLWSFLPFSLFAVFGVFRKILNLIVFRQKNSGNREQIALGGFVLTFIAMSMSQYKLPHYIYPAYPLAAVLTARFILLMTEKQRPYWQHFIRYFQLFVTISLLGIAVWMGTQWFGVAQLIIWILFAVFALLSILAFFNVHKKISVVMPSVLAIIAANFIVNGFFYPQLLKYQGTKELANYIEQKQISIDNVYTYKSNFHSLDFYSQSIVQAIYSKERISSWNKTAYLIVPSDEMHEIEDSGISYEEMENFYYYPVTLITGKFLSPETRDQKLRKLNLIKIN; this comes from the coding sequence ATGAAGAACAATATTGCAGAAAATTATTGGTATTATATCTGCATTGCCGGATTGGCACTTGTGTATGCACTGGGTTTGCAGATAGATTTGATGGATATAGATGCCGCACAATATGCGAGTATTGCAAGAGAAATGGCAGAAAACGGCAATTACCTGCAAGTGCAGCACCGCCTGAAAGATTATCTCGATAAACCGCCTTTGCTCTTTTGGCTTTCGTCCCTTTCCTTTCAGATTTTCGGCATCAGCAATTGGGCCTATAAACTGCCGAGTTTTTTATCTACGCTAATTGGTGTTTTTGCGCTTTACCGTTTTGCTACTTTGTTCTACAGTAAAGACACTGCAAGACTTTCCGCACTGATCTATGCTTCTTGCCAGGCACTTATCCTGATCAATAATGATGTAAGAACAGATACTTTATTGACCAATGCCGTGATTTTTTCAATTTGGCAATTGGCTGCTTTTATGAAAAATCCCAAAGCCGTATTTTTTATTGGCAGTGCTGTGGGCATTGCACTGGGGCTTTTGGCCAAAGGCCCGCTCGGGTTGATGATTCCGGCATTGGCTTTTGGTACTCATTTTCTACTAAGGGGGGAATGGAAACAATTTTTCAGACCAGCCTGGTACGGTATAATCTTACTTAGTTTATTGATGATCAGCCCAATGATCTGGGGACTTTATGAGCAATATGGCAATTATGGTCCTTATTTTTTCTTTTGGGAACAGAGCTTTGGACGACTAACGGGTGAAAATGCTTTTATTCAATCTCAGGCAGTCAGACAGGATCCTTCACCTTTGTTTTTTACGCATACTTTTCTCTGGTCATTTTTGCCTTTTTCACTCTTTGCAGTATTTGGTGTTTTCAGAAAAATACTGAACCTCATTGTTTTCAGACAAAAAAATTCGGGAAACAGGGAGCAAATAGCACTGGGCGGATTTGTGCTTACTTTTATTGCCATGTCTATGTCGCAATATAAATTGCCGCATTATATCTATCCTGCATATCCATTGGCGGCAGTACTTACAGCACGGTTTATCCTGTTGATGACTGAAAAACAAAGGCCCTACTGGCAGCATTTTATCCGTTATTTTCAGTTGTTTGTCACAATTTCTTTGCTGGGCATTGCTGTTTGGATGGGCACACAATGGTTCGGTGTAGCTCAGCTCATCATATGGATTTTATTTGCTGTTTTTGCTTTGCTCAGTATTTTGGCATTTTTCAATGTCCACAAAAAAATCAGTGTTGTAATGCCATCAGTATTGGCAATTATTGCAGCAAATTTTATTGTAAACGGATTTTTCTATCCACAGCTTTTAAAATACCAGGGTACAAAAGAATTGGCCAATTATATTGAACAAAAGCAAATTTCAATTGATAATGTCTATACCTATAAAAGCAATTTTCATTCATTGGATTTCTACAGTCAAAGTATTGTTCAGGCAATTTACAGCAAAGAAAGAATTAGCAGCTGGAATAAAACTGCTTATTTGATTGTTCCTAGTGATGAAATGCATGAAATAGAAGATTCAGGTATCTCTTATGAAGAAATGGAAAATTTTTATTATTATCCTGTAACACTTATTACTGGCAAATTTTTATCTCCTGAAACAAGAGATCAGAAATTGAGGAAATTAAATTTGATAAAAATAAACTGA
- a CDS encoding Kazal-type serine protease inhibitor yields the protein MLHFVIYGIALGIFLIAGCGKSKNCIDYENVNVNKVCSTIYDPVCGCDDRTYQNECRAEANGVVLWSKGPCIR from the coding sequence ATGCTGCATTTTGTGATTTATGGTATTGCTTTGGGCATTTTTCTTATTGCAGGATGTGGTAAGTCAAAAAACTGCATTGATTATGAAAATGTGAATGTAAATAAAGTATGTAGTACAATTTACGACCCCGTTTGTGGTTGTGACGACCGCACCTACCAAAATGAGTGTCGCGCAGAAGCCAATGGCGTGGTACTGTGGAGTAAAGGCCCCTGTATAAGATGA
- a CDS encoding Rne/Rng family ribonuclease, producing MVNRELIVNSSPEGVEIALLEDKELVELHREKIGKEFRVGDVYLGKITKTISGLNAAFVNVGYKKDAFLHYLDLGANIRTLNRIVQSSIAGNFNDYNLNQLKFEKEIQKTGKIDEPLDRRFPVLVQVLKEPISTKGPRLTSEISLAGRYLVLMPLGSGVGVSKRVSTNDERKRLERLIESIKPKNFGVVVRTNAEGKSVADLHADLNSLLERWKGIIQNLKGLKPPAKVQGELKKTSSIIRDLLNDSFNKIIVNEPQLAKELEQYLEKIIPDRQGIVSHFDSKTTLFDKFSITRQIKSLFGKTVTMPGGSYLVIEHTEALHVIDVNSGYKVARKDDQETTALKVNMDAAKEVARQLRLRDIGGIIVVDFIDLKKIEHKKQLYQAMKDFMKNDRAKHAVLPLSKFGLIQITRERTRPEINITTTENCPSCGGTGQIQASILLIDEIEIKLKKLLELGYDFNLYTHPYIEAYINRGIPSKRMKWMWEYKTSVPVYANNDYHLTEYHFLDKDGIEIEF from the coding sequence ATGGTCAATAGGGAATTGATCGTTAACTCCTCACCTGAAGGAGTAGAGATAGCATTATTGGAAGACAAAGAACTGGTTGAACTTCACCGCGAAAAAATCGGTAAGGAGTTCAGAGTGGGGGACGTGTATCTGGGCAAGATCACCAAAACGATCTCTGGCCTGAATGCTGCTTTTGTAAATGTGGGTTACAAAAAAGATGCTTTCCTTCATTACCTGGATCTTGGTGCAAACATCAGAACACTTAACCGCATTGTTCAGTCTTCAATTGCAGGTAATTTTAATGATTACAACCTCAATCAACTTAAGTTTGAAAAGGAGATTCAGAAAACGGGTAAAATTGATGAACCTTTAGACCGGAGATTTCCGGTATTGGTACAGGTACTCAAAGAACCGATTTCCACCAAAGGCCCTCGACTTACCAGCGAAATTTCCTTAGCAGGCCGATACCTGGTGCTGATGCCACTTGGAAGTGGTGTTGGCGTTTCAAAGCGGGTTTCTACCAATGATGAGCGCAAAAGATTAGAGCGCCTGATTGAAAGCATTAAGCCCAAAAATTTTGGAGTGGTAGTGCGCACCAATGCTGAGGGAAAGAGTGTTGCCGACCTTCATGCCGACCTCAATAGTTTACTTGAGCGATGGAAGGGGATTATTCAAAACCTGAAAGGGCTTAAACCTCCGGCAAAAGTCCAGGGAGAGTTGAAAAAAACCTCAAGTATTATTCGCGATTTGCTCAATGATTCTTTCAATAAGATCATTGTAAATGAACCCCAACTGGCCAAAGAGCTGGAACAATACCTGGAAAAGATCATTCCCGATAGGCAAGGAATAGTAAGCCACTTTGATTCCAAAACCACTTTATTTGATAAATTTTCGATCACTCGGCAGATCAAATCGCTTTTTGGCAAAACAGTAACAATGCCCGGAGGCTCTTACCTGGTAATAGAGCATACCGAAGCACTGCACGTGATTGATGTGAATAGTGGCTACAAAGTAGCGCGCAAGGACGATCAGGAAACTACGGCATTGAAAGTAAACATGGATGCGGCCAAAGAAGTAGCGCGTCAATTGCGATTGAGGGATATTGGCGGAATCATTGTGGTGGATTTTATCGACCTGAAAAAAATAGAGCATAAAAAGCAGCTGTATCAGGCCATGAAGGATTTTATGAAAAATGATCGGGCTAAACATGCTGTGCTTCCTTTGAGCAAGTTTGGTTTGATACAAATCACAAGGGAAAGAACCCGTCCTGAAATTAATATCACAACAACCGAAAACTGTCCTTCTTGTGGAGGTACGGGTCAAATTCAGGCCTCTATTCTGCTGATAGATGAAATTGAAATTAAGCTTAAAAAGCTACTTGAGCTGGGCTATGATTTTAATTTGTACACCCATCCATATATTGAAGCTTATATAAACAGGGGAATCCCCTCTAAACGCATGAAGTGGATGTGGGAATATAAAACTTCAGTGCCCGTTTACGCCAATAATGACTATCACCTGACTGAATATCATTTTCTGGATAAAGATGGTATTGAGATAGAGTTTTAG